AGCAGGTTTTCCAGCTCCGGCTCATGCTCGTCCCACCAGCTCCGCCAGCTTTCGGGAGTTTCCCGTCCCTCGGCCAGGTCCAGGAGTTTTATTGCCAATACTTCACTATTCATAGGTCAATTCTCCGTTTCAAAGGGTGCAGGAATCCCGTCAATCCCACCAGAAGTACCAGACAGTGGACTGCCGCAGGACATCCGCCAGATTGCCCACGGTGGGATCATCCTGCTCCTGATCCACGATGTCCGGGCAGAAGCCATATTGCTCCACAGCCAACTCCACAGCTCTTTCCTTGGGGACAGGAACCGGAAGTTCAAACTCCATCTCATCGTGGCTCATGGCGGCAGGGATGGCGCCGTACTGCTCAAACCAGTATTTTGCCACTGCCATCAGTTCCGGCGTGTTGGGGCACTCATTCCAGTTGCCGAAGGGCAGGTAGGCGAAGATCTCCCAGGGTTTTTTCACCGGGATCCTGGCCAAAACGAGGGGGTGGGTCATGTGGCTGTCCGAATCCCAGTAGCAGGAGAAACGGTCATTGTCATAGCCGCCAGCCATCTCGCCCAGAATCTCCTCCTCCCAGTCCATATCGTCATCTTCGGCCTCTGCTTTGCGCTGGCCGATCAGTTCCTCCAGAACCGCCTTGCTGTCCTTGATGGGGGCGGAGAGCATCTTCTTCCGGTACTCCGTTACCGCTTTGAGGTCAAATTCGTAGCAGTCCGCGTCATGCTCCGGGTCAGCGTTCATCACCAGACACTCCAGCAGTGTTTCGTCATCCGCCTTGATGAGCACCGGTACAAATCCCTCTTTGACACTTTCCCGTTTGGCATAGCTGTACGCCGACATGATGGGGTCATCATCTGCCATGGATGGGAAATAGGTGCACTCGCAGTCCAGATACTCCATCAAAGCATCCGCCACCTCGGAGGGCTCCAGCGTGTCTTCGTCAAAGTCCTGTCCCTGCCAGTTTTCAAAGCGTTCCCCGATCACCTTTGCCATAGCCTGATAATAATCCTCGTCAAAGGGAATGAACAGGTAGGCTTCGTCCCGGAACTCCTCGGAGTGATACCGCTCCGGGCCGAAGAAACGGAGTGCGTTATCGTCAACATCGGCAGGATAGTAGGGGCTGTCGCCCTCTCCGTAGTAATAGCCTGCAAAGGCACGGCCTTGCTGATTGAACAGCACAGAGAACAGACAGCCGTCCAGCTCATCCCGGATAAACTCCCGCAGATCCACACTGGCAGGATCAACTTTGACCTGTTTGGCCACTTCGCTGTATTCTTTTAAGAAGTCCTCGCCCATCAGGTCGTGTTCTATGCACCAGCGCAGGTAGATGGCCATGTGGTTATAGGCATTGATGGGGTCAATAGGCAGTTCCTTTTCCTCAATGCTCTCAAGGTGATAGGAAGCGTCATCCATCTCACCGTCAAAATCATCATTGGAAAGGGTGCCACGAGTGACAGCATCCTGACGGGTGGGATTTACGACAAAACTGATCCCCCTCATCCTGTTCAGCAGAGCGTCAGCGTCATGTTCCAGTTTATAGTCCAATTCATCCGCATAAAGAGGAATGACCTGATAGAAGTTGACCTCCTCGCCGCCCGGCAGAGTGCAGACCTCACTGCCGTCCTCCGTACCCTGGGGATCGATCAGGGTAGCAGTGCACAGTTTCGTGTTTTCCGCAAAGGGTTCCCGGTTCTCCACTGTATGACCATGCCCCAACCAGCTGTCACAGTTGATGGGCAGACGGGCCAGGGACTTCAGCAGGCGGATGGGCCAGTACCACCGCTCATCTTTCATGGACTCCTGATCCAGCTTCCAATCCGCAGGCAGTGCAATGGCCAACTCCGCCCGCTCCAGCTTGTATTCCGCCAGTTCCTCCGGAACATTCATCCGGTGGGCGCCCATGCCCATAGTGACCAGCGTGTAGTAGTCCCGCTCCCGGGAGGGCGGTACCACGCAGATGTCCACATGGATGTCCGGGGAGACCAGCTCATGGAACACATTCTCGAACGGGCCGAAATACTGCTGGATGTGCCCCTCGACGGCTTCCATCTCCTCCTCGGTGTAGACCTCCGGTTCACTGGATTTCTCGTCTTGAAAGCATTCCTCGTCCGGGCAGTCATCCCCGCCGCCATTCGGGTCTTCACCGCCTCCCTCCGGTCCATCCCCGCCGGATTCCCAGGAGATTTTCAGTGTCATCTGCTCCTTCGGCAGAGAGACACCGGGACTACGGATGATGGCATGCTTATCGTCCGCAGAAAAGCCGATAGTCTCCCCATCCTTCAGCGTAACATCACACGCCAGCACATAGGAGGCAAGGCTTGCCAAAAAGTCCCGCAGCTTCTCCGGCTCGGCGTCAGCGTTCAGCACCTCCATCTCCTCCTTGCCGAACACATCCATGCCGTAGGTATAGCCGTTCAAGCCGCCCTCGCTCCGGTACAGGCCGAACCAGATCCAGTTGAAGATGGGCAGTTCGTCCTCTTTCATCATATCAGCAAAGCCCTCGTAGAAGCGGGGCTCAAACACCACGCCGCTGGTGTAGATACCGGTGGCGTATTGTTGGCGGCAGCAGGCAGCCGCCAGCTTGGCGAAGAGCTTGCCCTTCTCCAGAACCTTTTTCTCCTTGCCCAGCACCGCCACCATGATATGGGCGCGGTGCTCCCGTGCGACTTGGACGGCATCCTCCCACATGTAGTTGTTCTCTGCGTTTATTTCCGCTTCGCCGTCGGGGATGGGATAGGTCGCCAGACTGACAGCAGCGAGCATATCACCCACCTCGAACACCAGCGCATCGTCATCCTTCTCCTCACTGGCGTCGTACTCCTCCACAGAGATGTCCCATTTTTCCTTCATGTCCCGGATGAACTGGTCCTTGTCCCATTCTCCCTTGGACAGGAGAACAAAGCCGGTGAAGACACCTGTGCGGTCGGTTTCCTCCCCGTCAGCATCATCCTCCTCGAAATCGCCCTCATTTTCATCCGGATCGTAGAGGGCTTCATGCTCCAGTCCACGGACAAATTCCTCAAAGCTGTCTGCCAGATGGGTGATCTTGTAGTCGTTTTCCTGATCCACATGGACTACCGCAGGCTCTCCCTGGGGGCCGCAAGCCCGGTAGTCCAGAAAGATCATATCATGTCCGGCGCTGGGACAGTCACAGATGGCCACGCCGATGGCAGGATACGCCCACTCGTCGATCATGAACTGGCTGCCCAGCTTTCCGCAGAGGGAGCAGCTTTTTTCCCGTCCGATGCCGAACATACCGGTGATGGCCACATGGTCCTCTGCCCAGCAGGTGGGCTCATCGCAGGGATAGCAGGTGTTCACCGGAATGCCGCCGTTGTGCTGCTTCATCAGCCAGATGTAGGAGGCGGGAAGTTTGTAGCCCAGTTCCTCCTCCACGCTGGCGATCAGCTCATCGGAAGGCGGATCACTGACGTACTCTTTCAGCGCATACATACTGTCGTCCCAGAAATTGGTGAGGTCGAAGCCCTCAAAGGGGGTATCACCCGGCACGAATTTGTCCTTCTTGTTCCGGCTGCTCCGGCGTTTCCGGATCTCCGCCTTGCACTCCCGGATCACCACCGGAGCGTCCTCGTCCTCCGGGTCCAGCTCCGCCCACCGCCGGGCATAGGGGATGGCCTCTTCCTCCTGACCGTGGAGATACTGATATCCGTAGGCCATCCGCATATTCCACTCCGCCTTGTCCCGGCCTTCCTCCCGGACGGACTCCAGCACCTCGATGGCTCGAAGCAGAGCCTTGTCCCCCTTGTAGTTGGGGGTTCCCTCATTGTGGTCGCCCAGAATTGCGTAGTTCTCCAGCGCCCGGGCCAGGGCGTAGGCGGTGCGGTAGTTCCGCCAGTCCTCCGGGATGGCATTCAATGCCTGAATACAGCGGGTGTACTCGTCCTCGTCGTTCCACTGCTGGAGCTGTGCAAAGAATGCCTCTGCATTCTGCGGGGTATAAGGGATATAGTCCATGCCCGTCGGCGTCTCGTCCAACTCGGCGGCCTGCGCCTCACCGTCCGGCTCCTCATCGGGCGGATTTTTCAGACTCACAGTGCCCGCTTCACGGCGGAAGGTATGGAAGCTGGCCCAGGGGATGTCGCTGTCCTTGAAGAATTCCTTTGCCATCTGGAGTGCCGCCCGGATGTCCCAGGCGATGAAGTCCACATAGCCGCAGTAGAGTCCGGTGGCTCCGCCGGTGAGGGTGACCACCTCCGGGCCGTCCCCGGTGGTGAACACTTCTTCCAGTTTGTCCCGGAAGTCAAAAATCTTCTCCGTTCCTTCCTCCTCCCGCAGGGTATCCAGGGGATAGCAGAAGAAGCCCGCCGCTGCGCCGTCGGCATGGAGCTCGTCCATAAAGTCATTGTCGGCATTCAGATAGCCGTTGATGAGCGGCACACAGTTGGTGGAGCCAGCCATCACATCCAGCCGCCAGTCGGCGTCCGGGTCCTTGTTGGGTTCCATTTTGTAGCCAAGGTAGCTCTCCAGATAGGCTTCCGGATCGGTGGAAAGTTCCAAGCCCCGCTCCTTCAACGCGTCAGGAAGCTGGGACATAAGAATGGACGGCTCTGCCTTGGGCTCCTCCAGCACATCGAAGCTGTCTATGTATCTCATGTGGGGATCTCGCCCAGCACCTGGTCGGTGAGGGTGGTGAGCATCCACCAGACCCGGCCTTCCTCCTCCCGGAGCATGGGCAGCAGCTTTTCGCAGTAGGCGGAGATGGCGAAGCTGTTTTCGCCCTGTTCCTCCAGCCAGATCTGCACATCTTCCCCGGAGATATCCCAGCCGTCGTCGGTCCGCAGGCCGATGTTTTGGCTGGGCTGGCGGCCCACCAGGATGTTCCAGTGCTCCAGCACCTCCTTGGGGGCGTGCTTCCGGAAGTAGACCAGCTCAAACAGCTTGACCTCGTCGCCCTCCGGGGTGAGGATCAGCTCATGCTTTTCGCCATTGAAGCCCATCTCGAAGGAAATCTCGTCAAAGACCAAGTTCAAAGTATCTTCCATTTGGGCCACGATCTCCGCGCCGCGGGTGTGATCCTTGTCGTCGTCCATCATCTGGCGCAGCTGGGCTTCCATTTCGGCAAAGGTTTCCCACCAGTCCACTGTCCGCTCCCGGAAGCACTGTGAAAACTGAGGCAGAGAAATGCTCTTCTTGCACCAGTCGATCAGCTCTATGGTGTCCTCGTCACCAGGGCGAGCCTCCAATGCCTTTTCAAAGTATCGCAGAGCCCGGCCCTCCTGATCCAGATAAAAGTAAGAGTAACCCATGCGGAAGTTCCAGCAGTGGTCTCCCTCGAAGTATTCCCCATGGGGGCTCAAGAGAGCGATGGCCTTTTTGAGCAGCGCACGGTTGGAAGGTGCCCCCAGATTGTTGTAGGCCCGGGCCAGCTCGCTGTCCATCTCCGGGGTGCGCTCCTGGGCTGGAATGGTCTCCAGCGCGTCAATGATCTTCTGGTACTCGCTCTTTTCATTCCACTTCTGGCACTGCCTTAAAATGTCCATATCTGGGTCCTCCTCGTCCTCATCCGTTTTCCAGTCTTTGATCTGCTGGAACACGCCATTCTCATCCCGCTCAAAGGCGCAGGGGGCGGGCGTATGTAGCAGGGGAATAATGTCGGGATCGTCGTTGCAGATGGAGTTGAGGCCGTAGATCCCGGCGTTGTTGGGGTCGTCCATGTACTCGTCGCTCTCATCACCGGCGGTAAAGCGCCAGCCGCTGTCCCAGTCGCCGTCCGGCTCCTCCCGGTAGCAGTAGCCAACCTTGCAGCCCTCCACCGTAATGCGGCTCGTGGCGATGCAGCCATTGGCTTCCTCCCAGTCTGGGAGCAGATTCTGCATGTCCTCTGCCTTTACATAGTAGTCCCGGTTGCGACCGGCGGCCTCATACAGCTCCTTCCGCAGCGCCTCTATATCCCGAGCCATCTCCCGGATCTCCTCGTCATCCATCATTTCGTGGAGATCATAGGACAGAGGATTTTGGGCAAAATCCGCCAGGGCCTTGTTCATTGCGTCATGCTCCTCTGGCGTGGCGGTGATGCGGATACGGCGGTGGGGGGTGTTATACTCGTCCAGGTCGTGGAGGTCCACGCCGCCGCTGACGCTGCACTCCAGCAGGATGGCGGCCAGATCGGTGACCACATCAATGGCGAAGTGGAAGTCCATCTCCACGCCATTGGAGTGGGTGAATTCCAGATACCCCACAGTCTGGCGGAAGTTCCAGTTCTGCTTGTCCAGCCCGATCTTAGCGAAGATCTCGCTGAGGGGCATCTCCTCTTTCTTCTGGTCTTCTAAAAAGGCCACAAGGTTCAGGCTGTCATCGGAACCTCCGATAAAGTTGCCCCAGTATTTTTTGATATACATTTGTCACGCCTCCTGTTATTCCGGCCACTCATCGCCGTCACACCGGCTGATGAAGTCATAGTGCAGGCTCTCAAAGTAATCGTTGGGAATGGATTCCCCGTCCTGACGAAGCTCCAGCCCATCCAGATCCATCATCTCATTGATATATGCCAGGGTATCGTGGATACCCGCGATATGCTCGTCCTGGAGCATATCGGCCAGCACACCTTTCTGCTCCGGGGTCAGTGTGGCGAGAAGCTCGTTTTTCGCCTTGTTGTCCTCTGTCTTGGGAAAACCATCGCCCTTGACCCAAAGGGCGGTCATGCTGTCTTTCCGCTCCACAAGGCCGTCAATAAATGCTTGATACAGTTCAAGTTCCTTACTCATAGCAGATCCTCCATTCTCAAGCAAAAAATTGGCTCTCCCAGATGGCCTCAAATTCCGCTTTCTCTATGGCGCAGGCGCGGAACTCCTCGCCCCAGATATGGGCGTTCAATTCCTCCACGGTTGGGATCGGCGTGATCTCGATAGCGCCTTCATAAAGGTCAGGGATATTACGGGTGCGTCCATCTGCAAAGATGTCGATGGAGCGGAGGACCAGCCGCTCATTTTCGGTATCCACTTCATAGAGGATGACCGGTGGTTCTCCCTCTGGTGCGCTCTCCCAAAAGAGCTTGATGTACTCGATCATTCCATTATCCTCATTTGAACCAATGCCACCCCGTCATGGTGCCGGTTACCTCATCTATCTGTATTGCAATATCATCATTGCCGCGACAGCCCAGCAAGGCCGCGAGATGATCGTTTTCCAGAATCAAATCATAAAACTCAACCGCTATACCTTGGAATTCCTTTGGAATCTTCAGCGCAGAAAAGGAATCCGCTGACTGAGCATTTTGGAAAAATTCAATGGCCGTTTTCCTGCATTTTACTATGATTCCTGTTTGAGTGGTCAACTCTTTCATGTTTTCTCTGCCTCGCTCATGTTCAGATACATCCCCATCGTTTTTTCATCGGCACAGGCCGCCCGGATCAGTTTGGCCAGCATCATCAAATCGTCGATGTATTGGGAGTACACGCAGAACACATCCTCGTCGGAGTCGAAGTGAAACAGATCCCTGCCGCTGTTGTTTTTCTCGAACTCCCGGATCACGCCCCGGACCAGCCGCTCCCAGTCTTTGCTGCTGCCAGTCCGTCCCAGCCGGCAGAATTCCTCCACCTGGAACCCGTCGCTGATCTTCAGCAGGAGGGAGATCGCATAAGGGTGGTGGGGAATGAGAAAAAAGGGCGCGATCTGATCCGGTTTGACCCAGATCTTGAAGGGCGGGCGCGGGTCGGGGATCCAGGGCAGGATCTCCCATTCCTCCTCCCGCCGATTTCCGTATTGAAAAAGGTCCTTCACGGCTTCACCTCCTGTTCCAGCTTTTTTCTGCATTTCTCAATGTGGGCCCGCTTGGCGGCCAGAATCTCCCGCACCGTCTCCGCCTCCATCCGCAGCAGTAGGGCAATTTTCTCCGGGGGCATCCCGTCCGCCGCCAGCATACAGAGAATCTCCTTCTGCGCGGAGGCTTTGCCGGCCGCGAAGCCGGTATCATAGTCGTAAGACAGCAGGGCAAGGAATTGCTCCGGCGTCAGAGTGGAAATTAGTCCCTGCTCTCCGTGGCAGATCCTGCTACGAAGTGATTGTACTTCTTCCTGGGATAGTTTAGACATGGACTCCCCCCCTTTCCAGCATATCAGGAACCAATCTGTCCCGCATTTACCGGGCGGAAGATCCTGCGGCCCGCCAGCAGCTCCTCCAGCTTTTTGGCCAACGCCTCCACAATGGCGTGGCAGGGATTCTCACCCCCCACGATCTCCAGCTTTTGCAGCTCGACACAGTGGAGCGTTCCATAGATGCCCAGCGTGAAGTCTGTCAAGTCAGCAATCATTTGGTAGCCCTCCATGTTGCTCACATCGGTCTGGCCCTCTTTGGCGGTCATCAGCCCAATGATCCCCACCGCCACAGTGAAAGCACCGCAGCAGGACTGCTCGGTCTGCATGCCCAAGCCCATGACAGAGAACATCTTCCGGGTCTCCTCGGACAAATTCAGATGGTAATACTCATTGCAGGCCATGAACACGGCCTCGGCGCAGGTCAGTTCCGTGCCGATGTGGTAGTGGTTGACCAGTTCATAGAGTTTCATTGTTGCCATACCATACTCCAATCGCAAAGCATTTCATTCTGTGTCACTCTGCGCAGCTCGTCCCGCACCTCCATCAGCGCAAAGCCCAGCAGGTTTTGTCCGCGCCACTTCATCGGGTCCTGGGCCTCCGGCGAACTGGCCGCGAGGCGGATGCCCCAGATGGCATCGTAGGGGCTGGCCTCCACCAGCACGCTGTCCCCGGTGGAAAGGAGAAACTCCCGCAGTTCGCGGTTCTGGCTGAATTTGTGCCAGTTGCCAAGTAGCACAATGGCGTACTTGAACTTGTCCCATACCTTCTGCTCAAAGCCCCGCACCTTGCGGCCCAGGGCCTTGATCTGCTTTTGGTCGCTGCATTTCAAAATCTGGTCCCGGATCTCTTTGTCGCCGAACAGCTCGGCCTTGGCAGCCATCATGTATTGCTCCATGCAGAGGTAGGGGGCAGCCGTCGTATAGAAGTCCTCCATCCACCACTGGCTGAGGTAGCTTTTTGTCAGCTGGCCGTCCTGGGAAGGCTGATGGCCCCAGAACAGGCACAGTTCCCGCTTTCGCCCGGCGGTAAACTCCTGCTGGAGCCACTGGCGGGTGTACTTTGGCCGGCCTTCCGGCTGCCACGCCTCCACCAGGAAGTCACCGTGTACCAGCACTTCGCCGCTGTCCTCGTCCTCCCACCAGCCCTTCCAGGTTACCGGCTCGGGAAAGAGGGCGCGGTATTCCGTCCGCTCCTCCGGGGAGAGGGTGTCCAGCCAATCGCCAAATCGGTATATGTAATCCTCCCATAGCCCATGCGCCAGCCAATGGAGTATCGCTCGATCTCCGGGAAGGCCATCCAAGGGGGAGGCATGATTTTCTTATCTTGTAGTGCCATAGGGTTGTCCTTTCCTGTTAGAAACTGTCGAAGTTCTTCTCTCACATCCAGCGGAGCGCCGTCCAGGGATGTGATCTGTGCCAACTCTGTTTCCGTCAGATTTTTCAGGAAAATGCAGTATTCATCTGGGTGGCCCCCACAAGCTCCATTTTAGGCATCTCGATCTGCTGTGGGTCGGTGATCCGCAGACAAGGCTCTTCCGTTGCCCAAAACCGGGTCAGAGTAAAAACTTGGCCGTTGAAAATAACTTTCTGTTCCATCCTCATCCCTCCTGTAACTTCTTCAGCAGCTTCACGATCCGCTCCCGATTCTTTGCGGTTTTCATGAAGGCGGGGAGATGATCGGCCTGAGTCTTTTTCGCTCTTCCCAGCGGCTTTTCCCGCAGGTCGGCGCTGAGATAGTCGATCAGATAGGCAAGGTGCTCCCGGTTGAGTGCCCAGGCCGGTTTGCCCTGGAAGGAGGTCAAAAACCACAGTTCCAGGCCGAAATAAGGTTCTCGTCCGTCCTGAATCTCAGCAGTGTAGGAAAATGCTTCAGCTGTTTTATGAACTTCTCCCGACATGGTTGTCCCACAATAGGGACAGGCCACATGGAGAACAGAAAAGTGCTGCTTTTCCTCATCTTCAATATCCACCCGATAGTATCTTCCGCAGTTTTTGCACTGGTTATGGACATCGTAGCGGTAGATCGTCCGGTCACGGGTCTCCTGATGGCCGCAGCTCAGGCACCGGAAATAGGCGTTGTCATCATCCGCTGTCACCATACCTGCGCCGTGGCACTTGGGGCATTTCACCTGAATGCCGGAGGTCAGGGCGTTGTATGCACTGTATGTAAAGTAGGGTTCATCAACAATTCGGCTCATGCGCCCGCACATTCCTTTCTATCTAAGGCCCGGCGGACAGCGTTTTCTTCATGTCTGCCAAGCCTTTTTCATCTAACCCGTATGCCTGCTCAATCAAAGTCCCATACCGATCCGCATACTGCGAGAACTCTGCTTCACAGTGCAAATCATACAGCAACAGGCAGCCGTTGTGGAATACAACAGGGTCGGGCTCCGCTTTTCCTTCCTCCTCTGCTACCAGACGAAGCACCTCATCGGCAATGGCAAGCCGCTCTGATCTGCCTTTGAGCTTTGATAATGCCATTCGTACAAAGGCGGCAATCACCTCCTGTTCCTGTAGGGCAATCGCGGTCAGTTCTTTCTGAACCAAGAGGAGGGCTTTTTCATCCCACATCTCGGCGCTGCGTAGAAGATCCGCCACCAGCGTTCTTCTGTTGAGATCCCGATTTTCCCAGGAACCAAGCTCCAGTAGCAGATCTCTTTGCTTTACCTGATCCGGTTCGCGGCTCCAATCAAACAGCCTTGCCCGAAAAATCTGGTAGGCTGACATCAGTTCCAACCACGCCGGGCTGTGATCCTTGCCGAACTCTATCATGCTTCTCATTTTCCTCAAAA
This DNA window, taken from Dysosmobacter welbionis, encodes the following:
- a CDS encoding suppressor of fused domain protein; protein product: MRYIDSFDVLEEPKAEPSILMSQLPDALKERGLELSTDPEAYLESYLGYKMEPNKDPDADWRLDVMAGSTNCVPLINGYLNADNDFMDELHADGAAAGFFCYPLDTLREEEGTEKIFDFRDKLEEVFTTGDGPEVVTLTGGATGLYCGYVDFIAWDIRAALQMAKEFFKDSDIPWASFHTFRREAGTVSLKNPPDEEPDGEAQAAELDETPTGMDYIPYTPQNAEAFFAQLQQWNDEDEYTRCIQALNAIPEDWRNYRTAYALARALENYAILGDHNEGTPNYKGDKALLRAIEVLESVREEGRDKAEWNMRMAYGYQYLHGQEEEAIPYARRWAELDPEDEDAPVVIRECKAEIRKRRSSRNKKDKFVPGDTPFEGFDLTNFWDDSMYALKEYVSDPPSDELIASVEEELGYKLPASYIWLMKQHNGGIPVNTCYPCDEPTCWAEDHVAITGMFGIGREKSCSLCGKLGSQFMIDEWAYPAIGVAICDCPSAGHDMIFLDYRACGPQGEPAVVHVDQENDYKITHLADSFEEFVRGLEHEALYDPDENEGDFEEDDADGEETDRTGVFTGFVLLSKGEWDKDQFIRDMKEKWDISVEEYDASEEKDDDALVFEVGDMLAAVSLATYPIPDGEAEINAENNYMWEDAVQVAREHRAHIMVAVLGKEKKVLEKGKLFAKLAAACCRQQYATGIYTSGVVFEPRFYEGFADMMKEDELPIFNWIWFGLYRSEGGLNGYTYGMDVFGKEEMEVLNADAEPEKLRDFLASLASYVLACDVTLKDGETIGFSADDKHAIIRSPGVSLPKEQMTLKISWESGGDGPEGGGEDPNGGGDDCPDEECFQDEKSSEPEVYTEEEMEAVEGHIQQYFGPFENVFHELVSPDIHVDICVVPPSRERDYYTLVTMGMGAHRMNVPEELAEYKLERAELAIALPADWKLDQESMKDERWYWPIRLLKSLARLPINCDSWLGHGHTVENREPFAENTKLCTATLIDPQGTEDGSEVCTLPGGEEVNFYQVIPLYADELDYKLEHDADALLNRMRGISFVVNPTRQDAVTRGTLSNDDFDGEMDDASYHLESIEEKELPIDPINAYNHMAIYLRWCIEHDLMGEDFLKEYSEVAKQVKVDPASVDLREFIRDELDGCLFSVLFNQQGRAFAGYYYGEGDSPYYPADVDDNALRFFGPERYHSEEFRDEAYLFIPFDEDYYQAMAKVIGERFENWQGQDFDEDTLEPSEVADALMEYLDCECTYFPSMADDDPIMSAYSYAKRESVKEGFVPVLIKADDETLLECLVMNADPEHDADCYEFDLKAVTEYRKKMLSAPIKDSKAVLEELIGQRKAEAEDDDMDWEEEILGEMAGGYDNDRFSCYWDSDSHMTHPLVLARIPVKKPWEIFAYLPFGNWNECPNTPELMAVAKYWFEQYGAIPAAMSHDEMEFELPVPVPKERAVELAVEQYGFCPDIVDQEQDDPTVGNLADVLRQSTVWYFWWD
- a CDS encoding immunity protein Imm33 domain-containing protein, encoding MYIKKYWGNFIGGSDDSLNLVAFLEDQKKEEMPLSEIFAKIGLDKQNWNFRQTVGYLEFTHSNGVEMDFHFAIDVVTDLAAILLECSVSGGVDLHDLDEYNTPHRRIRITATPEEHDAMNKALADFAQNPLSYDLHEMMDDEEIREMARDIEALRKELYEAAGRNRDYYVKAEDMQNLLPDWEEANGCIATSRITVEGCKVGYCYREEPDGDWDSGWRFTAGDESDEYMDDPNNAGIYGLNSICNDDPDIIPLLHTPAPCAFERDENGVFQQIKDWKTDEDEEDPDMDILRQCQKWNEKSEYQKIIDALETIPAQERTPEMDSELARAYNNLGAPSNRALLKKAIALLSPHGEYFEGDHCWNFRMGYSYFYLDQEGRALRYFEKALEARPGDEDTIELIDWCKKSISLPQFSQCFRERTVDWWETFAEMEAQLRQMMDDDKDHTRGAEIVAQMEDTLNLVFDEISFEMGFNGEKHELILTPEGDEVKLFELVYFRKHAPKEVLEHWNILVGRQPSQNIGLRTDDGWDISGEDVQIWLEEQGENSFAISAYCEKLLPMLREEEGRVWWMLTTLTDQVLGEIPT
- a CDS encoding DUF6547 family protein yields the protein MSKELELYQAFIDGLVERKDSMTALWVKGDGFPKTEDNKAKNELLATLTPEQKGVLADMLQDEHIAGIHDTLAYINEMMDLDGLELRQDGESIPNDYFESLHYDFISRCDGDEWPE
- a CDS encoding DUF6881 domain-containing protein, with the protein product MIEYIKLFWESAPEGEPPVILYEVDTENERLVLRSIDIFADGRTRNIPDLYEGAIEITPIPTVEELNAHIWGEEFRACAIEKAEFEAIWESQFFA
- a CDS encoding immunity 51 family protein, whose protein sequence is MKDLFQYGNRREEEWEILPWIPDPRPPFKIWVKPDQIAPFFLIPHHPYAISLLLKISDGFQVEEFCRLGRTGSSKDWERLVRGVIREFEKNNSGRDLFHFDSDEDVFCVYSQYIDDLMMLAKLIRAACADEKTMGMYLNMSEAEKT
- a CDS encoding C-GCAxxG-C-C family protein translates to MATMKLYELVNHYHIGTELTCAEAVFMACNEYYHLNLSEETRKMFSVMGLGMQTEQSCCGAFTVAVGIIGLMTAKEGQTDVSNMEGYQMIADLTDFTLGIYGTLHCVELQKLEIVGGENPCHAIVEALAKKLEELLAGRRIFRPVNAGQIGS
- a CDS encoding NADAR family protein, whose translation is MDGLPGDRAILHWLAHGLWEDYIYRFGDWLDTLSPEERTEYRALFPEPVTWKGWWEDEDSGEVLVHGDFLVEAWQPEGRPKYTRQWLQQEFTAGRKRELCLFWGHQPSQDGQLTKSYLSQWWMEDFYTTAAPYLCMEQYMMAAKAELFGDKEIRDQILKCSDQKQIKALGRKVRGFEQKVWDKFKYAIVLLGNWHKFSQNRELREFLLSTGDSVLVEASPYDAIWGIRLAASSPEAQDPMKWRGQNLLGFALMEVRDELRRVTQNEMLCDWSMVWQQ